One Dokdonia sp. Dokd-P16 genomic window carries:
- a CDS encoding geranylgeranylglycerol-phosphate geranylgeranyltransferase: MLSRKNKRFILKLISLFSVVRGYNILVIVIAQYLTSIFILAPDLRLREIIFDLNLLFLVLAGVFTIAAGYIINSFYDSEKDLINRPKKTMLDRLVSQNTKLSIYFVLNFLAAIAASYVSFKAVIFYALYIFGIWIYSHKLKKYPFVGNLVAATLAITPFFAVFIYYGNLAPVIFVHGSFLFLVIAMREMVKDLENLKGDLVQNYRTIPVIYGTTTSKWLLTILGGLTIVPIFFLINHFKLGYMSYYFYGSVALLLLFLAILWRSVARPHYVLLHNILKFIIVAGVFCIVLLDASVVLNRIF; encoded by the coding sequence ATGCTTTCGAGAAAAAACAAACGTTTTATCCTTAAGTTAATTAGCCTCTTTTCTGTGGTACGTGGTTACAATATTCTAGTAATCGTCATCGCACAGTACCTTACATCTATATTTATATTAGCACCAGATTTGCGCCTACGCGAAATCATATTTGATCTCAATCTCTTATTTCTAGTGCTTGCTGGAGTTTTTACTATTGCAGCTGGTTATATCATCAACAGTTTTTATGATTCTGAAAAAGACTTGATTAACAGGCCTAAAAAAACTATGTTAGATAGGCTCGTGAGTCAAAACACAAAGTTATCTATATATTTTGTGCTTAACTTTCTAGCCGCTATAGCTGCTAGTTATGTGTCTTTTAAAGCAGTGATATTTTATGCGCTTTATATTTTTGGGATCTGGATCTACTCCCATAAGCTTAAAAAATATCCTTTTGTAGGGAATCTAGTAGCGGCAACGCTGGCTATTACTCCATTCTTTGCCGTGTTTATTTATTACGGGAATCTAGCACCTGTCATTTTTGTACACGGTTCATTTCTGTTTCTAGTTATTGCCATGCGCGAGATGGTTAAAGATTTAGAGAATTTAAAAGGCGATCTCGTTCAGAACTATAGAACAATACCTGTTATTTATGGCACTACTACCTCAAAGTGGTTACTTACTATTTTAGGAGGTCTTACAATAGTCCCTATCTTTTTCTTAATAAACCACTTTAAGTTGGGGTATATGAGCTATTACTTTTACGGGAGTGTGGCTTTGTTGTTGTTATTTCTGGCCATCTTATGGCGATCTGTAGCGAGACCTCACTATGTGCTACTTCATAATATTTTGAAGTTTATTATTGTAGCTGGGGTGTTCTGTATAGTACTTCTAGATGCAAGTGTGGTACTTAATAGAATATTCTAG
- a CDS encoding mevalonate kinase, whose protein sequence is MKGPLFYSKILLFGEYGIIKDSKGLAIPYNFYNGALKIEENPSDDAIASNGHLARFVIYLKNLQTEQPELVSFDIDQMQEDVAAGMYFDSSIPQGYGVGSSGALVAAIYDKYAVDKITVLENLTREKLLNLKQIFGGMESFFHGKSSGLDPLNSYLSLPILINSKDHIEAAGIPSQAQTGTGAVFLLDSGIVGETAPMVNIFMESMKQDGFRAMLKDQFVKHTDACVDDFLKGDVKSLFGNVKQLSKVVLSNFKPMIPAKFHDLWKQGIDTNDYYLKLCGSGGGGYMLGFTEDLEKAQHALKGHKLEVVYTF, encoded by the coding sequence ATGAAAGGTCCACTTTTTTATTCAAAAATTTTATTGTTCGGCGAGTATGGAATCATAAAAGATTCCAAAGGTCTTGCTATTCCTTATAACTTCTATAATGGAGCCCTTAAAATAGAAGAGAACCCTAGTGATGATGCGATTGCATCAAACGGGCATCTTGCACGTTTTGTTATTTACTTAAAGAACTTACAAACTGAGCAGCCAGAGCTTGTTTCATTTGATATTGATCAAATGCAAGAAGATGTAGCTGCAGGAATGTACTTTGACTCTAGTATACCTCAAGGTTACGGAGTGGGAAGTAGTGGTGCGCTAGTAGCTGCTATTTATGATAAATATGCAGTAGATAAAATTACAGTGTTAGAAAATCTTACACGCGAGAAGTTGCTTAATTTGAAGCAAATCTTTGGAGGTATGGAGTCTTTCTTTCATGGTAAATCTTCTGGCTTAGATCCTCTTAATAGTTATTTGAGCCTACCTATTCTTATCAATAGTAAAGATCATATTGAAGCTGCTGGGATTCCTTCTCAAGCTCAAACAGGTACAGGTGCTGTATTCTTATTAGATAGTGGTATCGTAGGTGAGACTGCTCCTATGGTAAACATCTTTATGGAGAGCATGAAGCAAGATGGTTTTAGAGCGATGCTTAAAGATCAGTTTGTAAAACACACAGATGCTTGTGTAGATGATTTTTTAAAGGGAGACGTAAAGTCACTTTTTGGAAATGTGAAGCAATTATCTAAAGTGGTGCTTAGCAACTTTAAGCCTATGATTCCTGCAAAATTTCATGATTTATGGAAGCAAGGAATAGATACTAATGACTATTACTTGAAGCTTTGCGGCTCTGGAGGTGGTGGTTACATGCTTGGCTTTACTGAAGACTTAGAAAAGGCACAACACGCTCTCAAAGGACACAAGCTAGAAGTGGTTTATACCTTCTAG
- a CDS encoding diphosphomevalonate/mevalonate 3,5-bisphosphate decarboxylase family protein: protein MTESDFIPSGDYKVLPSGSVSYQSPSNIALVKYWGKYGEQLPQNPSISFTLSNCHTTTTLSYKKNSNVSGEIPFEIFLDGEAVPDFKPKIAKFFERIAIYMPFVKEYEYKIETSNSFPHSSGIASSASGMSALALCLMEMERGMEVAMTDTFFNEKASFLARLGSGSACRSIEGPLVVWGKHAEIEGSTNFYGTSYEGEIHEKFHNYQDTILLVDKGEKQVSSTVGHDLMHGHAFAKARFTQAHENLSSLMQVFKQGDVDQFIKIVESEALTLHAMMMTSHPYFILMKPKTLEIISEIWAYRNETGSKICFTLDAGANVHVLYPENEKESVQKFIASELSKFCQNNHYIDDCVGNGAKKL, encoded by the coding sequence ATGACCGAAAGCGATTTTATACCCTCTGGTGATTACAAAGTTTTACCTTCAGGATCTGTAAGTTATCAATCTCCTAGTAATATAGCCCTTGTTAAGTATTGGGGTAAATATGGTGAGCAGTTACCTCAAAACCCAAGCATAAGTTTTACCTTATCTAACTGCCATACAACAACTACGCTGTCTTACAAAAAGAATAGTAATGTTTCTGGCGAGATTCCTTTTGAAATCTTTTTAGATGGAGAAGCAGTGCCAGACTTCAAGCCGAAAATTGCCAAATTTTTTGAGCGTATAGCCATTTATATGCCTTTTGTAAAGGAATATGAGTATAAAATTGAAACATCTAACTCTTTTCCACATAGTTCTGGTATTGCGAGTTCTGCATCTGGTATGAGTGCACTTGCGCTCTGTCTTATGGAAATGGAGCGAGGTATGGAGGTAGCCATGACAGATACTTTCTTTAATGAGAAGGCAAGTTTTCTTGCAAGATTAGGTTCTGGAAGTGCGTGTAGAAGTATAGAGGGACCTCTTGTGGTCTGGGGTAAACATGCAGAAATAGAAGGGAGCACAAACTTTTATGGAACATCTTACGAAGGAGAAATTCATGAGAAATTCCACAACTATCAGGACACTATATTGCTAGTTGATAAAGGTGAGAAGCAGGTAAGTAGTACTGTAGGACATGATTTAATGCATGGTCACGCTTTCGCGAAAGCGAGATTTACCCAAGCTCATGAAAATTTATCAAGCTTGATGCAAGTTTTTAAGCAAGGTGATGTAGATCAGTTCATTAAGATTGTGGAGAGTGAGGCACTCACTCTACATGCTATGATGATGACGAGTCATCCGTATTTTATCTTGATGAAGCCTAAAACACTCGAGATTATTAGTGAAATCTGGGCTTACCGTAATGAAACAGGTTCTAAGATTTGCTTTACACTTGATGCTGGAGCAAACGTTCATGTGTTATATCCGGAAAATGAAAAGGAGTCTGTTCAGAAATTTATAGCTAGCGAACTTTCAAAATTTTGCCAAAACAACCACTATATTGATGATTGTGTGGGTAATGGAGCAAAAAAACTGTAA
- a CDS encoding TspO/MBR family protein, with product MDKDLLIRIVLSIIICLLVGTIGALATQSSIDTWYVGLMKPSWSPPNWIFAPVWIILYIMMGIAAGIVWNRGFYHKWVKVALYHFGFQLILNGLWSIIFFGLEQPFFALLTICGLFILVILTIKWFKVVNRWSAALLIPYILWLAFATALNFEIWRLN from the coding sequence ATGGACAAAGATTTATTAATTCGCATTGTTCTCAGTATAATCATTTGCCTTCTTGTAGGCACTATAGGTGCTCTAGCAACCCAAAGCAGTATAGATACGTGGTATGTAGGTCTTATGAAACCTAGCTGGAGTCCGCCTAACTGGATATTTGCACCCGTGTGGATTATACTTTATATCATGATGGGTATAGCCGCAGGTATTGTGTGGAATAGAGGCTTTTACCACAAGTGGGTAAAAGTAGCTTTATACCATTTTGGCTTTCAGCTTATACTTAATGGATTGTGGAGCATCATATTCTTTGGACTAGAACAACCTTTCTTTGCACTACTCACAATTTGCGGCCTTTTCATCCTCGTAATCTTGACGATAAAATGGTTTAAGGTTGTAAATAGGTGGAGTGCAGCATTACTTATTCCTTATATACTTTGGCTTGCTTTTGCCACAGCACTTAATTTTGAAATCTGGCGTCTTAACTAG
- a CDS encoding DUF1697 domain-containing protein encodes MKTHICLLRGINVGGHKKIKMVDLKSLFTSLGYAEVVTYIQSGNIIFKYHEIGIDEITAVIKKAIADTYGFEVPVFVLTRTMLTQVYESNALSPAYIESSYFTLLHTPAQAEDIAAVNTIEIPFEHFVVTENCIYFYPEKGYGRAKGTNSFFEKKLGVTATTRNYKTIKKLLELSS; translated from the coding sequence ATGAAAACGCACATATGTTTGTTACGCGGCATTAACGTGGGTGGTCATAAAAAAATCAAGATGGTAGACCTCAAAAGCCTTTTCACTTCGCTAGGATATGCCGAGGTAGTCACCTATATACAAAGTGGGAATATTATATTTAAATATCACGAGATAGGTATAGATGAGATAACTGCTGTTATAAAGAAAGCTATTGCAGATACGTACGGTTTTGAGGTGCCAGTATTTGTTTTAACTCGTACAATGCTCACTCAGGTTTATGAGAGCAATGCGCTTTCGCCAGCATATATAGAGTCAAGTTACTTTACATTGTTACATACTCCTGCGCAAGCAGAAGATATTGCGGCAGTAAATACAATAGAGATTCCATTTGAGCATTTTGTAGTAACAGAGAATTGCATCTACTTTTATCCAGAAAAAGGATATGGCAGGGCGAAGGGCACTAATTCATTTTTTGAGAAAAAACTTGGCGTGACTGCAACCACCCGAAATTATAAGACTATAAAGAAACTGCTTGAGCTCTCTAGTTAA
- a CDS encoding NAD(P)/FAD-dependent oxidoreductase yields the protein MNKFDILIVGGGAAGFFTAINIAEKRPSLKIAILERGKDVLTKVKISGGGRCNVTHAEFIPKELSKKYPRGQKELLGPFHTFMTGDTIAWFEERGVELKIEEDGRMFPITDSSSTIVDCFLKEAHKHNIEVLSNHSVQDVGFDSAFAKARISNEDPFYVKTSKGDFICNHLVMTTGSNPKMWSLLQKLGHSITDAVPSLFTFNIKDEKIDGLMGLATNVTVKVLGTKQKSEGPLLITHWGMSGPAILKLSAWGARELADLKYQFEIQVNWLQFLTQEDALDELLELKLQHAKQSPFTYAQLELPKRLWHNLLIASGIQQATKWAELTKTQLQSLSRELTQSRFRVSGKSTFKEEFVTAGGVNLKEVNFKTFESKKVPNLYLAGEVLNIDAITGGFNFQNAWTGGYLIAQAIES from the coding sequence ATGAATAAATTTGATATACTTATAGTAGGTGGAGGAGCAGCTGGTTTTTTTACCGCTATCAATATAGCCGAGAAGAGACCATCGCTCAAAATTGCCATTTTAGAACGAGGTAAGGATGTGCTTACTAAAGTAAAAATCTCTGGAGGTGGGCGTTGTAATGTTACTCACGCCGAGTTTATACCTAAAGAACTTTCAAAAAAATATCCTAGAGGACAGAAAGAATTATTAGGGCCTTTCCACACTTTTATGACTGGAGATACTATCGCTTGGTTTGAAGAGCGAGGTGTCGAACTTAAAATTGAGGAAGATGGGAGAATGTTCCCCATCACAGATTCTTCATCTACCATTGTAGATTGTTTTTTAAAAGAGGCTCATAAGCACAATATTGAAGTGCTTTCTAACCACTCTGTGCAAGATGTTGGTTTTGATTCCGCTTTCGCGAAAGCGAGAATTTCAAATGAAGATCCGTTTTATGTAAAGACGAGTAAGGGAGATTTTATTTGTAATCACCTCGTGATGACTACCGGAAGCAATCCTAAGATGTGGTCTTTATTGCAAAAGCTAGGTCACTCTATCACAGATGCAGTACCCTCACTTTTTACATTTAATATTAAAGATGAAAAGATAGATGGCCTTATGGGTCTGGCAACTAATGTCACCGTAAAGGTGCTAGGAACCAAACAAAAATCTGAAGGGCCTTTACTTATTACCCACTGGGGAATGAGCGGTCCAGCTATTTTAAAACTCTCTGCATGGGGAGCAAGAGAACTTGCCGATTTGAAATATCAGTTTGAGATTCAAGTAAATTGGCTCCAGTTTCTCACACAAGAAGATGCTTTAGATGAGCTTTTAGAGCTCAAGTTGCAACACGCAAAACAGTCTCCGTTTACCTATGCACAACTTGAGTTGCCTAAGCGTTTATGGCATAATTTATTAATCGCCTCAGGGATTCAGCAGGCTACCAAATGGGCCGAACTGACGAAGACGCAATTGCAGTCATTAAGTCGTGAGCTCACGCAATCCCGTTTTCGCGTAAGCGGTAAAAGTACGTTTAAAGAAGAGTTTGTAACTGCGGGAGGTGTTAACTTAAAGGAGGTGAATTTTAAAACCTTTGAAAGTAAAAAAGTGCCAAATCTTTATCTAGCAGGAGAGGTACTCAATATAGATGCAATTACAGGTGGTTTTAATTTTCAAAATGCATGGACGGGTGGTTATCTCATTGCTCAGGCTATAGAATCTTAA
- a CDS encoding alpha-amylase family glycosyl hydrolase: MKKHFLSLVVLVTILCSCEFNTSNETPAFAKALSNTSFQFDETMEESGVIYEVNIRQYSPEGTFASFTKDIPFLKEFGVKILWVMPIFTISETNRKGNLGSYYAVSDFREVNPEFGTLQDVDDMIEIAHEHGIAVVLDWVPNHTGWNHTWITKHPEWYTQNDKGEIVDPIDPVTGKSWGWTDVADLNYDNQAMRDEMIADLSYWVKEHNVDGFRMDVAHKVPVPFFKRAIDSLEKIKSPLFMLAEAEQVDLMANGFDMHYAWQMHHLLNKMAKEEKSVEDFWTLLAQYDQTLAQDDMNMYFVTNHDENSWAGTLGERMPDNKELFTTLTYLMPGMPLIYSGQEYDLDKRLAFFEKDSIPKERGDYFKLLATLGNLKNNNSALHGGKEKASLIKIDVNHPTIMSFGREKEAEQLVFIGNFSRKTVKTTYPYSGTFTNAVSGEEVIVNSNNEFALEPWEFYILKPVNTLIFDTRIVPDIADE, translated from the coding sequence ATGAAAAAACATTTTTTAAGTCTTGTTGTTCTTGTAACAATACTATGTTCTTGTGAATTCAATACTTCAAATGAAACTCCAGCTTTCGCGAAAGCGTTATCAAACACATCTTTTCAGTTTGATGAAACTATGGAAGAGTCTGGAGTTATTTATGAAGTAAATATAAGGCAGTATTCTCCGGAAGGCACCTTTGCATCTTTTACAAAAGATATACCTTTTTTAAAGGAATTTGGGGTTAAGATACTCTGGGTGATGCCTATTTTTACAATATCTGAAACTAATAGAAAAGGGAACCTAGGAAGTTATTATGCAGTCTCAGATTTTAGAGAAGTAAATCCTGAATTTGGAACTTTACAAGATGTGGATGATATGATTGAGATTGCTCATGAGCATGGAATAGCAGTTGTGCTTGACTGGGTGCCTAATCATACGGGATGGAATCACACGTGGATTACAAAACATCCAGAATGGTATACACAAAATGATAAAGGAGAGATTGTAGATCCTATAGATCCAGTAACGGGTAAATCGTGGGGATGGACAGATGTTGCAGATCTTAATTATGATAATCAAGCGATGCGCGATGAGATGATAGCAGATTTATCGTACTGGGTAAAGGAGCATAATGTTGATGGTTTTAGAATGGATGTTGCTCATAAAGTGCCAGTGCCATTCTTTAAGAGAGCGATAGATTCTCTTGAAAAAATAAAGTCACCGCTCTTTATGCTAGCAGAGGCAGAGCAAGTAGATTTAATGGCAAATGGGTTTGATATGCACTACGCTTGGCAGATGCATCATTTGCTAAATAAAATGGCCAAAGAAGAAAAAAGTGTAGAGGATTTTTGGACCCTACTCGCGCAGTATGATCAAACGCTAGCTCAAGATGATATGAATATGTACTTTGTTACAAACCACGACGAAAATAGCTGGGCCGGAACGCTAGGTGAGCGCATGCCAGATAATAAAGAACTTTTTACCACACTTACATACCTGATGCCTGGCATGCCGCTCATATATAGTGGGCAAGAATATGACTTGGATAAACGTTTAGCCTTTTTCGAAAAAGATAGTATTCCTAAGGAGCGAGGAGATTATTTTAAACTCTTAGCAACACTAGGGAATCTTAAAAACAACAATAGCGCACTGCATGGAGGTAAAGAAAAAGCTTCACTCATTAAGATTGACGTAAATCATCCAACTATAATGAGTTTTGGAAGAGAAAAGGAAGCAGAGCAATTAGTATTCATTGGTAATTTCTCAAGAAAGACTGTAAAAACTACCTACCCATATAGCGGTACATTTACAAATGCTGTAAGCGGTGAAGAGGTAATAGTAAATTCAAATAATGAATTTGCACTTGAGCCTTGGGAGTTTTATATCTTAAAGCCTGTGAATACACTTATCTTTGACACTCGTATTGTACCAGATATCGCAGATGAATAA
- a CDS encoding SusC/RagA family TonB-linked outer membrane protein, protein MKKVILKSMLLFVAILFVGIAQAQTVTGTVTEENGPLPGANVIVKGTSNGATTDFDGNYSLNNVPNDATLVFSYVGYATQEVAVGGRSTINIALASDNALDEVVLIGYGSTTIKDATGAVDNVGAEDFNQGVIQTPEQLIQGKTAGVQISESSGEPGAGVAIRIRGNNSIRSGNDPLFVVDGVPLAGGGAPGVTTGGIAQAGGGNPLSFINPNDIESISILKDASATAIYGSRGANGVIIVQTKGGRGASKGVWEINSSVSSSNAAQRYDLLNRAEYLEAIADLPNTPIIGNADTDWQDVYLRNSFSRQTDLSYSKSYTGGNVRASFGYGNNNGVVENTSLERISGRLNFSQKFFDNKLTVTGTGSISRINRETAPLNGGAGSRGDIIGASISANPTFPLDEEFFLQTPGFFSPVNYLNSFQGLSESDRILANLSLDYNFTEEFSAKVTVGYDKTESNTTGVVASSILNAEGLSNIGRGDYNINNNENKLLEATLNYKKDFGNVTLDLLGGFSYQEFQRDGVFSNGAGFNTTDLGAMRSQLIDQYNILNSVVPSNAQVFGYGNDGSFVTTLLPEIQTGLTIPEGFNRILPAYIAGRYNNTDELQSFFTRANLTFNEKFLVTATFRADGSSTFGEEERYGYFPSGAFAWKLDQEDFIGDNISTLKLRLGAGIVGSQEGLGYGQFTTRTQANFTAIDNGLNIIGGGDNIPGTSPVGDVNAGLKWEETTDFNIGLDFGFNDDRLNGSFNLYRKETNDLLLLAETAAPSNVQTAFGNLSDGTVLNQGVEFALNYAFIDTEDFGFDASFNIAYNKNEVQDTQRIIQTGAIRGNGLTGAFAQQLQAGQPLFSFYMAEFTGFDENGDPTYLDFDGDGIGDPDADKFFVGENAVPKVTSGLSLSARYKNFDLSTYFNGQFGFSVYNATDNAFFTKSALIIGRNVTQDAANSLENPNSSVAVSTRFLEKGDFVRLQSASLGYNWPLSGDGMFDSLRLSFTGQNLFLITGYSGLDPEISSNTGSLNASSIPTAGIDYAPYPRARTFTLGVNARF, encoded by the coding sequence ATGAAGAAAGTAATACTTAAAAGTATGCTCTTGTTTGTTGCAATTCTCTTTGTAGGAATTGCCCAAGCCCAGACGGTGACCGGAACGGTTACTGAGGAAAACGGCCCATTACCGGGAGCAAATGTTATTGTAAAGGGTACATCTAACGGTGCAACTACCGATTTTGATGGAAACTACAGTCTTAACAACGTACCAAACGATGCAACACTCGTTTTTAGTTACGTAGGTTATGCTACTCAAGAAGTAGCTGTAGGTGGAAGAAGCACAATTAATATTGCTCTTGCTTCAGATAATGCACTTGATGAAGTGGTACTTATCGGTTACGGATCAACAACTATAAAAGATGCTACGGGAGCTGTAGATAATGTAGGTGCTGAAGACTTTAACCAAGGTGTAATTCAAACACCAGAACAACTTATACAAGGTAAAACTGCTGGTGTTCAAATATCAGAATCTTCTGGAGAGCCTGGTGCTGGTGTTGCAATACGTATACGTGGTAATAACTCTATACGTTCTGGAAACGATCCATTATTTGTAGTAGATGGTGTGCCTCTAGCTGGAGGTGGAGCACCTGGTGTAACTACTGGAGGTATTGCTCAAGCTGGTGGTGGAAATCCGCTAAGCTTTATCAACCCAAATGATATTGAGAGCATCTCTATACTAAAGGATGCATCTGCAACTGCGATTTACGGTTCACGTGGAGCTAATGGAGTTATTATCGTTCAAACAAAAGGTGGTCGAGGAGCTTCTAAAGGTGTTTGGGAAATCAACTCATCTGTAAGTTCTTCTAACGCTGCACAACGATATGACCTACTTAACAGAGCAGAATATCTTGAGGCAATCGCAGATCTTCCAAACACTCCAATTATAGGTAATGCAGATACAGATTGGCAAGATGTTTACCTACGCAATTCTTTCTCAAGACAGACAGATTTGAGCTATTCTAAAAGCTACACTGGCGGTAACGTACGTGCATCTTTTGGGTATGGAAATAATAATGGTGTTGTAGAAAATACATCATTAGAAAGAATTTCTGGCAGACTTAACTTTTCACAAAAGTTTTTTGATAACAAACTTACAGTAACGGGTACTGGTAGTATATCTCGCATTAATAGAGAGACTGCTCCATTAAATGGCGGTGCAGGATCTAGAGGTGATATAATAGGAGCATCAATATCTGCAAATCCAACATTCCCATTAGATGAAGAATTCTTTTTACAAACACCTGGTTTTTTCAGCCCTGTAAACTATCTAAACAGTTTTCAAGGGCTTTCTGAAAGTGATCGTATACTTGCTAACTTGTCTCTAGATTATAATTTCACAGAAGAGTTTAGTGCTAAGGTTACTGTAGGTTATGATAAGACAGAATCAAATACAACCGGTGTAGTTGCTTCTTCAATATTAAACGCAGAAGGACTTAGTAATATAGGGCGAGGAGATTACAACATTAATAATAATGAAAACAAACTTCTTGAAGCTACACTTAATTATAAGAAAGATTTTGGCAATGTAACTCTTGACCTTTTAGGAGGATTTTCTTACCAAGAATTTCAAAGAGATGGTGTTTTCTCTAATGGAGCTGGGTTCAACACTACTGATTTAGGAGCAATGAGAAGTCAACTCATTGATCAATACAATATTTTAAATAGTGTAGTTCCAAGCAATGCTCAAGTATTTGGATATGGAAACGACGGAAGCTTTGTTACAACACTCCTTCCTGAAATACAAACAGGACTTACAATTCCTGAAGGTTTTAACCGTATACTACCTGCATATATAGCAGGACGCTATAACAATACAGACGAATTACAATCCTTCTTCACAAGAGCTAATTTAACTTTCAACGAGAAGTTCTTAGTAACTGCCACTTTTAGAGCAGATGGGTCATCTACTTTTGGTGAGGAAGAGCGTTATGGATACTTCCCTTCTGGAGCTTTCGCTTGGAAGCTAGATCAAGAAGATTTTATAGGAGATAATATTTCTACACTAAAATTACGTCTTGGAGCTGGTATTGTAGGTTCTCAAGAAGGATTAGGTTATGGTCAATTTACTACTAGAACTCAAGCTAACTTTACTGCAATTGATAATGGACTCAATATTATAGGCGGCGGTGATAATATACCTGGAACTTCTCCTGTGGGAGATGTGAATGCAGGTTTAAAGTGGGAAGAAACCACAGACTTCAACATTGGACTTGACTTTGGTTTTAATGATGATCGTCTTAACGGTTCTTTTAACCTATATCGCAAAGAAACTAATGATCTCTTATTACTTGCTGAAACAGCCGCACCATCAAACGTACAGACAGCCTTTGGTAATTTAAGTGATGGAACTGTTTTAAATCAAGGGGTTGAATTTGCTTTAAACTATGCCTTTATAGATACTGAGGACTTTGGATTTGATGCATCATTTAATATTGCATATAACAAAAATGAAGTTCAAGATACTCAACGTATCATTCAAACTGGAGCTATACGTGGTAACGGTCTGACCGGTGCTTTTGCTCAACAGCTACAAGCAGGACAGCCACTATTCTCTTTCTATATGGCAGAATTTACTGGTTTTGATGAGAATGGCGATCCTACTTACTTAGATTTTGATGGTGATGGTATAGGAGACCCAGATGCAGATAAGTTTTTTGTAGGAGAAAATGCCGTACCTAAAGTTACTTCAGGTTTATCACTTAGTGCTCGTTACAAAAACTTTGATCTAAGCACTTACTTCAATGGACAGTTTGGATTCTCAGTGTACAATGCAACAGATAATGCATTCTTTACTAAATCTGCCCTAATTATTGGAAGAAACGTAACACAAGACGCCGCAAATAGTTTAGAAAATCCTAACTCATCTGTAGCTGTTTCTACGCGTTTTCTTGAAAAAGGAGATTTTGTAAGACTACAGTCTGCTTCACTAGGTTATAACTGGCCTTTGAGTGGAGATGGAATGTTTGATTCTCTACGTTTGTCTTTCACAGGTCAGAATCTCTTCTTGATTACAGGATACAGTGGTCTTGATCCAGAAATCAGTTCTAATACTGGATCACTCAATGCATCTTCTATTCCAACAGCAGGAATCGATTATGCTCCATATCCAAGAGCTCGTACTTTTACACTTGGTGTAAATGCTAGATTTTAA